The DNA segment attgaaaaagaaaaatataagataGTTGAAAAAAAAACGAAAGCCCGACCCGCCCGAACCCGCTAGGCCCGAACCCGTACGGGCCCTATAGAACCCGAAAAATCCCAGCCCGCCACCAGCCCGTTAACTTCAGCCCGCTAACAACCCGCCCGTAACCCTAACGGGCTGACCATTTTTGTGTCCAGCCCATCCCAGCCCGCCCGATAAACACCTATATACCAAACATGTGCATATTGTTGACACGACAAATGGAGGACTGTGTACACCCTGTGTTAATCAGTCCTACGTGTGTTCATGGAGCGGAGAAGGCGAATATCAAGGGGCAAtggaagatatgaattatgttaaCAACTATAGGGGTCAGAGGCAAGGAGCACAGTAGTGGAGACCGCAGCAAAATTAGTAGTACAAGCCTAATATGCAGCAGTCTGGGGGTATGCACCCTCAAAACCAATTGGTGCCAGTACCATATCAGAAACCACAGGGCTATCCACAACAAAATCAGCAACAATTGACATACCAACCACCCCCTCAGCAGCAAGATAACAACATGGTGGAAATCAGGGGTATGCTTCAGCAACTTATTGGGACAAATAATAAAGTGCAGGAAAAATTGACAGTGCATGATTCAGCCATAAAGAATATTGAAACGCAGCTGGGTCAGTTGTCCATGGCTTTGAACAACCGTCCTCAGGGAACTTTACCTGCAGACACAAACATAAACCCCAAGGACCAAAATCCGAATCAACTGATGGCAGTAAGTCTCCGGAATAGGAGAGATTTAGACAAAGAGCAGGAAATTGCACAAGCCAGCAAGGATACTACACCAGCCACTCCAGTTCAATTAGAGGTAGATGAACCAACAAAACTTACTAAAGTGGTGGTTGAGCAGAGTCAGGAGgaaaaaggcaaagaaaagatGAATGAGCAAGTTGCAGAACAGGTGGAACCTCTTGTGCAGAAAATTTTAACAGAGAGAAGCCAGCAAGCAATGCACAAAGGATGATACCTGCACCCTTCCCTCAGAGACTGGTCAAACAAAAGAAGGCATACCAATATAAGAAGTTCATGGAGATGCTGCGTCAAATTCAGTTAAATATTCCTTTAATGGATGCCTTGAGAGAGATGCCCGGTTATGATAAAATGATGAAAGATCTAATGTCATGGATGTTTGATTTTCAAGATCTATCCATTGTAACTTTGACATAGACCTGCAGCGCAGTGGTGGCAAAACTGATGGCTCAAAAGATGTCAGACCCAGGTAGCTTCACTATTCCATGCACAGTTGGAagttatgcctttgcaaaggcgTTGTGTGACTTGGGAGCCAGCATAAATCTGATGCCGCTAGCTGTGTACACCAAACTGGGCATTGGTAGAGCTAGGCCAACTTTGATGTTGCTACAGCTGGCTGACCGCACAGTGAAGAGGCCCACTGGtattcttgatgatgtgttggtgcaagtgGGGAAGTTCGTGTTCCCTACAGACTTTGTTATCTTGGATTGTCAGGTGGATGAGGAGATACCCCTTATTTTAGGGAGACCATTTTTAGCCACTGGGAGAGCACTGATCGACTGTGAAactggggaattaaaaatgagattgaacgatgaagaagtcatattcaatGTATAACAATCTATGAGGAGACCCAGTGAATATGCTAATTGCT comes from the Nicotiana sylvestris chromosome 4, ASM39365v2, whole genome shotgun sequence genome and includes:
- the LOC138890551 gene encoding uncharacterized protein, whose product is MAQKMSDPGSFTIPCTVGSYAFAKALCDLGASINLMPLAVYTKLGIGRARPTLMLLQLADRTVKRPTGILDDVLVQVGKFVFPTDFVILDCQVDEEIPLILGRPFLATGRALIDCETGELKMRLNDEEVIFNVERLVQVLQENKTVIGWTMADIKGISPAFCMHKILLEERHRPSRKHQ